The Methanococcus voltae genomic sequence TGATGTCCAAATTGGGAATCCTTCTGCGAAGGTGTTGTCTATTGCTACTCCGTTTAATTCCATACTAACTCCTCCTATACGGTTATAATATCTCAAATTATGATATAACTATTATTAATAAGTTTTTATTTGATTTTATTATTAATGAATATTACGAGAATTTAAATAATATACTTAAATTACATACTTTTAAAATTAAATATTTTAATTTAAATTAATTGGTATCTTTATTTTCATTTTTGTTATTTTCATTTTCTTTATCATTATTTTCTTTATCATTATTTTCATTTATTACATACAAATTCCATTTTTTTAAAACTCCTTTTGGCATTTCTCCAGATTTTACCTTTTTTAAAAGTTCTTCTCTGCCACCTTTTGGTTCTAAGGCTATATCTTCATTTAATTCTATTTCAAAATCTTTTAAAGCTTTTTTCAAATCCTCGTCAATTGGACAAACTTCAAGTTCTTCTTTAACTTTTTGTGCAAGTTCCAACTGAACAGTTGCTTTATCTTTTTCAAGTTTTATAGGCACTATTAATTTATATTTTTCACTATTTACTAAAATAATCGGACTATTTTTATCCATTTTAAATTTATCGGATATACAAGTAGTAATTTCTTTAGAATTAACTATTTCAAAGTCTTTTAATCTAAAATAATCCCCTGCAATTATATCCCCTTTTGGAAGATTCTTTACAATCATATCTAAATTAACTTTAAAATTAGCTCGCAATATTTCCCCTGATATTTTAGGAATTCGTTTTTTATCCAGTAATGTAATTACATCACCAGTATTTATATTATATATTGGATAATCTTCGTCCATTTTGGATATTAAAAGATTTCCATACTCGTATTTAGACCGAGTCAATAATTCCCGATTATTTTTTCGTTCCAACAAGGGAATTGTTAAAGGCATTACATATTGGCGATAATTATCCGCCTTATTTATCGTAGCCGAGAATGGACCTATCTCACTTCCGATATATACGTTTGTTAATCTTTCTTGACCTTTTTTCCAACCCATAAAACTCCTTAATTCGTCCCATTGTCTTTTTATCATATAAGTTGTTCCAGAAATCAGTATCGCATTTTTTAATTTATCCTTTAATAAATTTTGTAATTCTTTAACTGTTTTTTCAGGATTTTGTTCAAATTTGGCCTTATAAGATAAAAATTCATTGTAAAATTCCGTATTATTATCATTAAACTTATTATTGAAGTTATTATTAATTTTATTATTATTTTTAGTACTATCTTGAGTATTACTTTTTAAATTTTCAGAATCCTTATTTTCAATCAAATTTGTTAATTCATTTATATTTAACAATTCTCTTTTAAAGCCTTCTTTTAATTTATTAGGATTATTCCAGTTCAAAATAACGTTATAAGGCACTGCAATAACTGCAATATCTCCCAATGACAATATTTTCAAAATTGTAGACAGATTGTACGCATTTGAATAATAATCAATAAAATAATTTGACTTAGGGTATAAAGCAATTGCTATTCTTTGGGTTAATTCAAAACCATAAAGGCGTGTCAAATAATTACCCCCAATATTAAAAACGCCATCTATATGAAGCCCCGAAGGAATTAAAAATACCATGGCGCCCTTTGTATTTATACTTTCAATATCCTTTTTAGCATATTCGTCCATATAAATATTATTAATGTTATTGTTATTTTTAGCATTATTCTGAATATTATTGTCGAGTGCGGGTTTTGTATACCAATCTAAAAAACTGGAATCATATATCGCTTTAATTCCTGAAACCCAGATATTTTTCATTGAATCGTTCTTAATCTCAAACCATTTTAATTTAGACAAATCTCCGCCCGAAGTCCCTGATGTATGTATTAAAATTGGGTTTTTATCGTTCAAACTTAGATTTTGAAACTGGTCATTGGAAATAGTCTCATTTATTAATATTTCCCCATTTAAAGAAAATTCTTTTGATTCAGTTGTTTTTCCGATATTTTCCATTATTTGATGTTCTTCAATACCTGTATTTTTAAAAATGGCCTCTTCATAATCTTTATTATCATAATAAAGCCAATTTATCCAATTTATACCACCTATACCTTTTAATTTCTTATTAAATATATTTTGAAGTAAATAATTGGTATCGTATTCTATTTTCAAAATAACCCCCTCCGTTATTTTAAATTAGATATATAATTAAAAATATAATAATTTACAATAAATTTACAAATTACAGAATATATGATAAATTTTATAAAAAAAGACATTTATTAACATTGGTATTTGTGAGCAAAATAAAATAATAAAATAATAAAATAAAATAATAAAATAAAATAATAAACTATTTAAAAATATGATAAATTTTATAAAAAAAGTAAAAATAAAAGATATATGTAATTATCTTTTCGCATACTCAATTAATGGTTTTCCGTTTCTTCTTTCTGACCTAAAAGAATCTACAATCTGTTTCGCAGTCTTTTCGTCTGCTGAGATAAATGAGAAATTTCTGTAAACATTTACTTCACTTATGTTGTCTTTTGAAACGTCTGATTTTTCAAGAACTTTTCTGAGCAATCTTCTTGTATCCATATTATCCATTGAACCTAAAGCCACGAATAATCTTGAACCACCGTCGTTATTTCTTCTTCTGTTGTCTCTTCTATCTCTATCGTTTCTATCGTTTCTATCGTTTCTATCCCTATCATTTCTCCTACCGTCTCTTCTATCTCTATCGTTTCTACCGTCTCTTCTACTATCTCTTCCATCATTTCCTTTCCTACTTCCATAGTCGCCTATTCTACCATAGGATTTTCTATTAAGTTCTTCTTTGAATAATTGTGAAATTAATTTATCAATAATTACTTTTGAATCTGCTAATTCAATTAATTCATCCACAATTTCTAAATTCTCAAATTCATAGTTTTCTAAATCTTCGCTATCTTCGGAATTTTCTGTTTGAATTAATTGTTTTAATTTTCCAATTATATTGGTTTTTGTTAATTCAACTATTTCAGTCACGTCTGGTATTTTCTCTTTTTTAGCATCAGATTTTGAGATTTTCATAATGTATTTAAATCTTCTGAATTCTCTTGGTTCTACAAATGTTATTGCAGTACCTTTATTTCCTGCTCTTCCAGTTCTACCAATTCTGTGTACATAAGCTTCAGGATTTTGAGGAATATCGTAGTTTATAACGTGTGTAAGTTCGTTAATATCAATACCTCTTGCCGCAACGTCTGTAGCAATCATTATGTCAATTTTATGACTTTTAAATCTTGAAAGTGCCAATTCTCTTTGCTTTTGGTTCATATCTCCGTGCAAAGCTTCTGAAGAATAATTTTCATCGTTTAATCTTCTCATTAATTGGTCAACATCTGCTTTTGTTTTACAGAATACTAAACCATAGAAACCAGGTTCTTTATCGATTATTCTTCTTAATAATTCAAATTTATCGTGCTCTTTAACTTCATAATAGATTTGTTCTGTTAATTCAGTTGTTAAAGCCTTACTTTTAACTCTTATGGTTTCATATTCGCCCATGTGGAGTTCTACAAGTTCCATAATACTTTTTGGAAGAGTTGCTGAGAAAAGTAATTTTCTACAATCTTCTTTACATTTGCTCATGATTTCTTCAACGTCGTCAATAAATCCTAAATTGAGCATCTCATCAGCTTCGTCAAGTACTAAAAAGTCAATTTCGTTTAATTTAAGAGTTCTTCTACCTAAATGGTCGATTACTCTACCAGGCGTACCAATTACAATGTCAACGCCATTTCTTAACTTGTTAATTTGTTTTTCAATACTTTGACCGCCGTAAACAGTACATAATCTTAATTTATTGCCTTTATTTACGGAATCAATTTCATCGTGAACTTGTAATGCTAATTCTCTTGTAGGTGTTAAAATAATAGCTTTTACAGCTTTTTTATTTTTTCTACCGTTTTCTTCTATTTTTTCTTGTATTTTTTGGATTATTGGTATACCAAATGCAAGTGTTTTTCCAGTTCCTGTTTGTGCTTGTCCAACTACATCCAATTCTGTATCCAATACAATAGGTATAGCTTTTTCTTGTATTTGTGTAGCTTCCGTGAATCCTTTTTCGTCAAGCCTTTCCATTATGCTTTCGGATATGTTTAAATCTCTAAATTCCATGTTTATCCCTTGTTTATTAATAGATTTCTTATCTATTACCTTAGTTAATTTGTTTAATTTGTGTTTAAGAGTTTAATTTTATATTATCATAAGTTAGTATTTTTTTCTCTTAACTCCGATAATTTGATTTTATTGATATAATAAACATAGATAAGAAGCTTGACTTTAGATTGTTAAAAATTAATATAATAATCTGATTAACATCCTAATGCCATTCGCATAATGATTAATAAACGTTTTATATCTCAATAAAATCGTATTTTATGAAAAATTAATTACTTTTAATTTGATTCATAAAAATTAAGCTTAAACATTAATTTTTTAAAGTTTTTTTAAAATTTTAAAAGGTCTAATGTATATGTTAAATTTAAATCATAATATAAAAATTTAAATCTAAGTACATAGACTATGTTTTCTTAATATAAGTAATTTATCAATATTGGATTTTTTAAAAATAATAATAAACCAACATAACAACGTTATATTAAAAATACTAAGTTTTTTATATGTAGTATCACTATAAAAAAGTAGCAGTTGATTTTAACCATTTTTTTGGTTTTGGTGATACTGACTAAGGCACTTCTACCTAAAAGGCGGTCTTCCAGAATAGCCGTAGGGCATTTATGAAGGAAAGATTTTCCAAAGGTAGATATATTCTCCGCCTAATTATAAAAAATACTGTTTTAAAAATTTAAAACTCGTTGCTTAGGTTATTACACTTTAATAATTATTCAGTTAGTTTTTTACACATTTTAACTTATATTCGACCATTGTAGGTGTGGGATTAGTTATATTATCGTGCATAGGGCATCCTTCTTTTACCATTTGTATTATTTCTTCGATTTTTTCTGCTGGCTCGTCAGTATCAAACTCAAGTGAA encodes the following:
- a CDS encoding DEAD/DEAH box helicase gives rise to the protein MEFRDLNISESIMERLDEKGFTEATQIQEKAIPIVLDTELDVVGQAQTGTGKTLAFGIPIIQKIQEKIEENGRKNKKAVKAIILTPTRELALQVHDEIDSVNKGNKLRLCTVYGGQSIEKQINKLRNGVDIVIGTPGRVIDHLGRRTLKLNEIDFLVLDEADEMLNLGFIDDVEEIMSKCKEDCRKLLFSATLPKSIMELVELHMGEYETIRVKSKALTTELTEQIYYEVKEHDKFELLRRIIDKEPGFYGLVFCKTKADVDQLMRRLNDENYSSEALHGDMNQKQRELALSRFKSHKIDIMIATDVAARGIDINELTHVINYDIPQNPEAYVHRIGRTGRAGNKGTAITFVEPREFRRFKYIMKISKSDAKKEKIPDVTEIVELTKTNIIGKLKQLIQTENSEDSEDLENYEFENLEIVDELIELADSKVIIDKLISQLFKEELNRKSYGRIGDYGSRKGNDGRDSRRDGRNDRDRRDGRRNDRDRNDRNDRNDRDRRDNRRRNNDGGSRLFVALGSMDNMDTRRLLRKVLEKSDVSKDNISEVNVYRNFSFISADEKTAKQIVDSFRSERRNGKPLIEYAKR